The Gallus gallus isolate bGalGal1 chromosome 23, bGalGal1.mat.broiler.GRCg7b, whole genome shotgun sequence genome includes a region encoding these proteins:
- the ATPIF1 gene encoding ATPase inhibitor, mitochondrial: MVTGADRRERRMRSRAHPAQPGWARCRPRPSRPVRAALQGQADMAAVLALRGGLRGALLAQQQQRAWSSGSGADQLGELGKGAGKGGGGGGSIREAGGAFGKKQAAEEERYFREKEREQLAALRRHHEEEIDHHKKEIERLQKEIERHKHKIKKLKDDD, from the exons ATGGTAACGGGGGCGGATAGGCGGGAGAGGCGCATGCGCAGTCGAGCGCATCCCGCTCAGCCGGGTTGGGCGCGGTGCCGGCCCCGCCCCTCGCGCCCCGTCCGCGCGGCGCTCCAAGGGCAGGCGGACATGGCGGCCGTGTtggcgctgcggggcggcctGCGCGGGGCCCTCCTggcgcagcagcagcagcgcgcGTGGAGCTCGGGCTCGGGCGCCGACCAG ctgggcGAGCTGGGCAAAGGCGCCGGGAagggcggcggtggcggcggctcCATCCGCGAGGCCGGAGGGGCCTTCGGCAAGAAGCAGGCGGCCGAGGAGGAGCGCTACTTCAG GGAGAAGGAGCGGGAGCAGCTGGCGGCCTTAAGGAGACACCACGAGGAGGAGATCGATCACCACAAGAAGGAGATCGAGCGGCTGCAGAAAGAGATCGAGCGCCACAAGCACAAGATCAAGAAGCTGAAGGACGATGActaa